A section of the Labeo rohita strain BAU-BD-2019 unplaced genomic scaffold, IGBB_LRoh.1.0 scaffold_246, whole genome shotgun sequence genome encodes:
- the LOC127159731 gene encoding zinc-alpha-2-glycoprotein-like gives MTRGDLLPNDDRMNQMRKSLEISAADKHKYTCSVTHLGNKWDTDLGSHSLWVLITHIEGETPFPAFSGIFMLDDIIVGYYNSETMIYVVRGNTTSEDDVVDPDHLDIISENVLVHIKTRSKYLRSDNHTESKFIFQIMSHCEQGDNEKPGQMITKTAFRGSAVDELRFFNGTFTYQSSSNYTAMEIKPYLELSMWHLKILYYPACIKMMKNYLTKRGTQVNRIVKPRVRLIQKTSSDYGGFCVSCLATGFYPRHINLTLFRDGQPVAEHEITGGDLLPSGDGTYQMRKSLEISAADKHKYTCSATHLSLDNKLDVTLEFDPGEPFILVIPSVLIILALVLLFGTGVGIYKCRKRQAGLDVYQTLVVCELLDLDKPGKMLIKDAVGGSTTDELFYFNNTFTYTVSANITQEVLKPHRKNSSWKLQRRLTQFACQLSGII, from the exons ATGACTAGAGGAGATCTGCTGCCCAATGATGACAGGATGAACCAGATGAGGAAGAGTCTGGAGATCAGTGCTGcagacaaacacaaatacacctGCTCTGTCACACACCTAGGCAACAAATGGGACACTGATTTGG GTTCTCATTCTTTATGGGTGCTTATAACTCATATTGAAGGAGAAACACCATTTCCTGCATTCAGTGGCATATTCATGTTGGATGACATCATAGTTGGTTATTATAATTCAGAAACAATGATCTATGTTGTGCGAGGAAATACTACAAGTGAAGATGATGTGGTAGATCCAGATCACCTCGATATCATAAGTGAGAATGTGCTTGTGCATATTAAAACAAGATCAAAATATCTGAGGTCTGACAACCACACAGAAAGTAAGTTCA TTTTTCAGATAATGAGTCACTGTGAACAGGGTGACAATGAGAAACCTGGACAAATGATCACCAAGACTGCTTTTAGAGGTTCTGCTGTTGATGAACTCAGATTTTTTAATGGCACATTCACATATCAGAGTTCTTCAAATTACACCGCAATGGAAATAAAACCCTATCTAGAACTATCTATGTGGCATCTTAAGATATTGTACTACCCAGCCTGTATAAAAATGATGAAGAATTACCTTACAAAGAGAGGAACTCAAGTTAACAGAATAG TGAAACCCAGAGTCAGACTCATCCAGAAAACCTCCTCAGATTATGGAGGGTTTTGCGTGAGTTGTTTGGCAACAGGATTTTATCCTCGTCACATCAACCTGACTCTGTTCAGAGATGGGCAGCCTGTAGCTGAACATGAGATCACTGGAGGAGATCTGCTGCCCAGTGGTGATGGGACATACCAGATGAGAAAGAGTCTGGAGATCAGTGCTGcagacaaacacaaatacacctGCTCTGCCACACACCTCAGTCTGGACAACAAACTGGATGTCACTTTGG aATTTGACCCTGGTGAACcatttatattagtgatcccCTCAGTGCTGATAATTTTGGCTTTGGTGTTGCTGTTTGGAACTGGAGTCGgtatatataaatgcaggaAGAGACAAGCAG GTCTTGATGTTTATCAGACTCTGGTTGTCTGTGAGCTGCTGGACCTTGACAAGCCTGGAAAGATGCTTATCAAAGATGCTGTTGGAGGCTCTACCACAGATGAGCTGTTTTACTTTAACAATACGTTTACTTATACTGTGAGTGCAAATATTACACAAGAAGTGCTCAAACCACACCGGAAAAATTCAAGCTGGAAACTGCAGAGACGATTAACCCAGTTTGCATGTCAGCTCTCAGGAATTATCTAA